The genome window CGGCCCGTGGGATCTGTCAGGCCCGCAATGGCAAGAGTGGAGCCGTTGGGGTTGAGCGGATATTCCTGCGTAGGCTTGCCCGTTGCGGGGTCAGCATATTGCAGGGCGATGAGGTTTTCTTCCTCCAGGCGGCGCAGGCAATCCGCATCGCGGGCAACGAGCTTGCCTTCGCCGTGGCGCACGGGCATGGAGAGCAGGGGCAGGTTTTTGGTGAACACGCAGGGGCTTGCCGCATTGGGGAGCAGGTGCACCCAGCGGTCTTCAAACCGGGCGGAATCGTTGTTGCCCAGCGAAACCTGGCGCTCAAAGCGCTGGCCGCCAAGGGCAGGCAGCACACCTAGTTTGACCAGCAACTGGAAACCGTTGCAGATGCCCAAAATCAGCTTGCCCTCATCCAAAAACTCGCGCAAGCTCTGCAACAGGGCCGCGCCCGCGTCGTCCTTGAGGTAACGCCAGCGCATGGCCGCAGCCTGGGCCGCGCCGAGATCGTCGCCATCCAGAAACCCGCCGGGGAAAATCAAAAAGTGATAGTCGGCAAGGCGAACCTTGGCCGCCACCAGATCGGAAAAATGCACCACATCGGCCTTGTCGGCACCGGCCAGACGGGCCGTGTGGGCTGTTTCCATGTGCGAATTTGTACCGTAGCCGGTGATGACCAGTGTGTTGACCGTACCCATGCGGGGGAAGCCTCCTTGGCTTTGCAACGCGGATAATCCC of uncultured Desulfovibrio sp. contains these proteins:
- a CDS encoding phosphoribosylformylglycinamidine synthase subunit PurQ; the encoded protein is MGTVNTLVITGYGTNSHMETAHTARLAGADKADVVHFSDLVAAKVRLADYHFLIFPGGFLDGDDLGAAQAAAMRWRYLKDDAGAALLQSLREFLDEGKLILGICNGFQLLVKLGVLPALGGQRFERQVSLGNNDSARFEDRWVHLLPNAASPCVFTKNLPLLSMPVRHGEGKLVARDADCLRRLEEENLIALQYADPATGKPTQEYPLNPNGSTLAIAGLTDPTGRVLGLMPHPEAFHHVTNHPGWTRGELDAPGTLIFVNAVRYLRGQ